A stretch of the Lonchura striata isolate bLonStr1 chromosome 15, bLonStr1.mat, whole genome shotgun sequence genome encodes the following:
- the PHYKPL gene encoding 5-phosphohydroxy-L-lysine phospho-lyase isoform X1 — MRAAQPRSRQQTLALRRQLLGSSCKLFFPNDPVKIVKAKGQYMYDENGRQYLDCINNVAHVGHCHPDIVKAAHEQNQLLNTNSRYLHDNLVDYAERLSKTLPEKLCIFYFLNSGSEANDLALRLARQYTKHEDVIVLDHAYHGHLTSLIDISPYKFRNLEGQKEWVHVAPVPDTYRGLYREDHEDSVTAYADEVKNIIEHAHKRGRKIAAFFAESLPSVGGQIIPPAGYFQKVAEHVHKAGGVFIADEIQVGFGRVGKHFWAFQLQGEDFIPDIVTMGKPIGNGHPLACVATTKEIAEAFAATGVEYFNTFGGNPVSCAIGLAVLDVIEKEHLQAHATEVGNFLMKTLKEQQIKHPIIGDVRGCGLFIGVDLIKDKAERTPATAEAEDLITRLKEKYILLSTDGPGRNVLKFKPPMCFNMEDAKFVVETIDKILSGKKMIKTLRNSGWFLTFLKTMLSC; from the exons ATGCGGGCGGCACAGCCGCGCTCCCGGCAGCAGACGCTGGCCCTGCGCCGGCAGCTCCTGGG CTCTTCTTGCAAGCTGTTTTTTCCTAACGATCCAGTGAAGATTGTGAAGGCAAAAGGCCAGTATATGTATGATGAGAATGGGAGACAGTACCTTGACTGCATAAACAATGTTGCTCACG TTGGACACTGTCACCCTGATATAGTAAAGGCAGCCCATGAACAGAATCAATTGTTAAATACAAACTCTCGTTACCTTCATGACAACTTGGTTGATTATGCAGAGAGACTTTCAAAAACACTACCTGAAAAATTATGCATCTTCTATTTCTTGAATTCTGG GTCTGAAGCCAACGACCTTGCCCTTAGATTGGCACGGCAGTATACAAAACATGAGGATGTTATCGTTTTAGACCA TGCTTACCATGGACATCTGACATCTTTGATTGACATAAGCCCATATAAATTCAGAAATCTAGAAGGACAAAAGGAATGGGTCCACGTG GCTCCTGTTCCAGACACATACAGAGGACTTTATAGAGAAGACCATGAAGATTCAGTAACAGCCTATGCTGatgaagtaaaaaatattattgagCATGCACATAAGAGAGGCAGAAAG ATTGCTGCATTTTTTGCTGAATCTCTACCAAGTGTGGGTGGTCAAATCATCCCCCCAGCAGGATATTTTCAGAAGGTTGCAGA GCATGTGCACAAGGCAGGAGGTGTATTTATTGCTGATGAAATTCAAGTTGGCTTTGGCAGGGTTGGCAAGCACTTTTGGGCATTCCAGCTTCAGGGAGAAGATTTTATACCTGATATTGTCACTATGGGGAAACCAATAGGAAATGGGCACCCGCTTGCTTGTGtagcaacaacaaaagaaattgCAGAAGCATTTGCGGCTACAGGAGTAGAGTATTTTAATACA TTTGGTGGGAACCCTGTTTCATGTGCCATTGGATTAGCTGTGCTAGATGTAATTGAAAAGGAACACCTTCAGGCTCATGCCACAGAGGTAGGCAACTTCTTGATGAAGACACTCAAGGAGCAGCAAATAAAGCATCCCATCATCGGTGATGTCAG AGGTTGTGGCTTATTCATTGGAGTGGACTTAATCAAGGACAAAGCAGAAAGGACTCCAGCCACAGCAGAAGCAGAGGATTTAATAACAAG acttaaggaaaaatatattctaCTGAGTACAGATGGGCCAGGAAGGAATGTGCTGAAATTCAAGCCCCCAATGTGTTTTAATATGGAGGATGCAAAATTTGTTGTGGAGACAATTGACAAAATACTATCAGGTAAAAAAATGATCAAAACCCTCAGAAATAGTGGGTGGTTTCTGACTTTCTTAAAGACAATGCTGAGCTGCTGA
- the PHYKPL gene encoding 5-phosphohydroxy-L-lysine phospho-lyase isoform X2: MRAAQPRSRQQTLALRRQLLGSSCKLFFPNDPVKIVKAKGQYMYDENGRQYLDCINNVAHVGHCHPDIVKAAHEQNQLLNTNSRYLHDNLVDYAERLSKTLPEKLCIFYFLNSGSEANDLALRLARQYTKHEDVIVLDHAYHGHLTSLIDISPYKFRNLEGQKEWVHVAPVPDTYRGLYREDHEDSVTAYADEVKNIIEHAHKRGRKIAAFFAESLPSVGGQIIPPAGYFQKVAEHVHKAGGVFIADEIQVGFGRVGKHFWAFQLQGEDFIPDIVTMGKPIGNGHPLACVATTKEIAEAFAATGVEYFNTFGGNPVSCAIGLAVLDVIEKEHLQAHATEVGNFLMKTLKEQQIKHPIIGDVRGCGLFIGVDLIKDKAERTPATAEAEDLITRLKEKYILLSTDGPGRNVLKFKPPMCFNMEDAKFVVETIDKILSDMEKECLNQ; this comes from the exons ATGCGGGCGGCACAGCCGCGCTCCCGGCAGCAGACGCTGGCCCTGCGCCGGCAGCTCCTGGG CTCTTCTTGCAAGCTGTTTTTTCCTAACGATCCAGTGAAGATTGTGAAGGCAAAAGGCCAGTATATGTATGATGAGAATGGGAGACAGTACCTTGACTGCATAAACAATGTTGCTCACG TTGGACACTGTCACCCTGATATAGTAAAGGCAGCCCATGAACAGAATCAATTGTTAAATACAAACTCTCGTTACCTTCATGACAACTTGGTTGATTATGCAGAGAGACTTTCAAAAACACTACCTGAAAAATTATGCATCTTCTATTTCTTGAATTCTGG GTCTGAAGCCAACGACCTTGCCCTTAGATTGGCACGGCAGTATACAAAACATGAGGATGTTATCGTTTTAGACCA TGCTTACCATGGACATCTGACATCTTTGATTGACATAAGCCCATATAAATTCAGAAATCTAGAAGGACAAAAGGAATGGGTCCACGTG GCTCCTGTTCCAGACACATACAGAGGACTTTATAGAGAAGACCATGAAGATTCAGTAACAGCCTATGCTGatgaagtaaaaaatattattgagCATGCACATAAGAGAGGCAGAAAG ATTGCTGCATTTTTTGCTGAATCTCTACCAAGTGTGGGTGGTCAAATCATCCCCCCAGCAGGATATTTTCAGAAGGTTGCAGA GCATGTGCACAAGGCAGGAGGTGTATTTATTGCTGATGAAATTCAAGTTGGCTTTGGCAGGGTTGGCAAGCACTTTTGGGCATTCCAGCTTCAGGGAGAAGATTTTATACCTGATATTGTCACTATGGGGAAACCAATAGGAAATGGGCACCCGCTTGCTTGTGtagcaacaacaaaagaaattgCAGAAGCATTTGCGGCTACAGGAGTAGAGTATTTTAATACA TTTGGTGGGAACCCTGTTTCATGTGCCATTGGATTAGCTGTGCTAGATGTAATTGAAAAGGAACACCTTCAGGCTCATGCCACAGAGGTAGGCAACTTCTTGATGAAGACACTCAAGGAGCAGCAAATAAAGCATCCCATCATCGGTGATGTCAG AGGTTGTGGCTTATTCATTGGAGTGGACTTAATCAAGGACAAAGCAGAAAGGACTCCAGCCACAGCAGAAGCAGAGGATTTAATAACAAG acttaaggaaaaatatattctaCTGAGTACAGATGGGCCAGGAAGGAATGTGCTGAAATTCAAGCCCCCAATGTGTTTTAATATGGAGGATGCAAAATTTGTTGTGGAGACAATTGACAAAATACTATCAG ATATGGAAAAAGAATGTCTGAACCAATAG
- the HNRNPAB gene encoding heterogeneous nuclear ribonucleoprotein A/B isoform X1 gives MSEAEQQLAAGATQNGHEAAESAGEQQAESGGAAAAAGAAGAAGAAAAAAGAGPAAGTAGTAASQNGAEGDQINASKNEEDAGKMFVGGLSWDTSKKDLKDYFTKFGEVTDCTIKMDPNTGRSRGFGFILFKEPGSVEKVLEQKEHRLDGRLIDPKKAMAMKKDPVKKIFVGGLNPEATEEKIREYFGEFGEIEAIELPMDPKTNKRRGFVFITFKEEDPVKKVLEKKFHNVSGSKCEIKVAQPKEVYQQQQFSSGGGRGSYGGRGRGGRGGAQSQNWNQGYGNYWNQGYGNQGYGYQQGYGGYGGYDYSGYGYYGYGPGYDYSQGSANYGKTPRRGGHQNNYKPY, from the exons ATGTCGGAAGCGGAGCAGCAGCTGGCGGCCGGCGCCACCCAGAACGGGCACGAAGCGGCCGAGAgcgctggggagcagcaggccgagagcggcggggccgctgcggcggcgggagcggcaggagcagcgggagcggcggcggcggcggcgggagccggCCCAGCGGCGGGAACAGCGGGCACGGCCGCCAGCCAGAATGGGGCCGAGGGCGACCAGATCAACGCCAGCAAGAACGAGGAGGACGCGGG GAAGATGTTTGTTGGTGGCCTCAGTTGGGATACAAGCAAAAAAGACTTGAAAGATTACTTCACCAAATTTGGTGAGGTAACCGACTGTACAATAAAGATGGACCCTAACACAGGAAGATCCAGAGGCTTTGGATTTATTCTCTTCAAAGAACCTGGGAGTGTTGAAAAG GTTCTGGAACAGAAAGAACACAGACTAGATGGACGACTAATTGATCCCAAGAAGGCCATGGCAATGAAAAAGGATccagtgaagaaaatatttgttggTGGGCTAAACCCAGAAGCTACAGAAGAGAAAATCAGGGAATACTTTGGAGAGTTTGGAGAG ATTGAAGCAATTGAATTGCCAATGGATCCAAAGACCAACAAAAGGAGGGGGTTTGTGTTCATCACTTTCAAGGAAGAGGATCCAGTGAAGAAGGTTTTGGAGAAGAAATTCCATAACGTCAGTGGAAGCAAG tGTGAGATTAAGGTAGCACAGCCAAAAGAAGTGTACCAGCAGCAACAGTTCAGTAGTGGTGGAGGAAGAGGTAGCTATGGAGGAAGAGGCAGAGGTGGAAGAGGCGGCG CTCAAAGTCAAAATTGGAATCAAGGTTATGGCAATTACTGGAACCAGGGTTATGGGAATCAAGGATACGGCTATCAGCAAGGTTATGGTGGCTATGGAGGCTATGATTATTCAGGATATGGGTATTATGGATATGGACCAGGCTATGATTACA GTCAAGGCAGTGCAAATTATGGGAAGACACCAAGACGTGGTGGTCATCAGAATAACTACAAGCCATATTGA
- the HNRNPAB gene encoding heterogeneous nuclear ribonucleoprotein A/B isoform X2, protein MSEAEQQLAAGATQNGHEAAESAGEQQAESGGAAAAAGAAGAAGAAAAAAGAGPAAGTAGTAASQNGAEGDQINASKNEEDAGKMFVGGLSWDTSKKDLKDYFTKFGEVTDCTIKMDPNTGRSRGFGFILFKEPGSVEKVLEQKEHRLDGRLIDPKKAMAMKKDPVKKIFVGGLNPEATEEKIREYFGEFGEIEAIELPMDPKTNKRRGFVFITFKEEDPVKKVLEKKFHNVSGSKCEIKVAQPKEVYQQQQFSSGGGRGSYGGRGRGGRGGGQGSANYGKTPRRGGHQNNYKPY, encoded by the exons ATGTCGGAAGCGGAGCAGCAGCTGGCGGCCGGCGCCACCCAGAACGGGCACGAAGCGGCCGAGAgcgctggggagcagcaggccgagagcggcggggccgctgcggcggcgggagcggcaggagcagcgggagcggcggcggcggcggcgggagccggCCCAGCGGCGGGAACAGCGGGCACGGCCGCCAGCCAGAATGGGGCCGAGGGCGACCAGATCAACGCCAGCAAGAACGAGGAGGACGCGGG GAAGATGTTTGTTGGTGGCCTCAGTTGGGATACAAGCAAAAAAGACTTGAAAGATTACTTCACCAAATTTGGTGAGGTAACCGACTGTACAATAAAGATGGACCCTAACACAGGAAGATCCAGAGGCTTTGGATTTATTCTCTTCAAAGAACCTGGGAGTGTTGAAAAG GTTCTGGAACAGAAAGAACACAGACTAGATGGACGACTAATTGATCCCAAGAAGGCCATGGCAATGAAAAAGGATccagtgaagaaaatatttgttggTGGGCTAAACCCAGAAGCTACAGAAGAGAAAATCAGGGAATACTTTGGAGAGTTTGGAGAG ATTGAAGCAATTGAATTGCCAATGGATCCAAAGACCAACAAAAGGAGGGGGTTTGTGTTCATCACTTTCAAGGAAGAGGATCCAGTGAAGAAGGTTTTGGAGAAGAAATTCCATAACGTCAGTGGAAGCAAG tGTGAGATTAAGGTAGCACAGCCAAAAGAAGTGTACCAGCAGCAACAGTTCAGTAGTGGTGGAGGAAGAGGTAGCTATGGAGGAAGAGGCAGAGGTGGAAGAGGCGGCG GTCAAGGCAGTGCAAATTATGGGAAGACACCAAGACGTGGTGGTCATCAGAATAACTACAAGCCATATTGA